A genomic window from Colletotrichum destructivum chromosome 7, complete sequence includes:
- a CDS encoding Putative chloramphenicol acetyltransferase-like domain superfamily yields the protein MATNTYTAAPVHPGIGSSLEGPRTVTTQLSVFDLIPPRVYIKFIVYLPLKPDVSFQQAFSHLQAGLRTTLQQFPFLDGRIYPRDKRQPGWRPGHIVVSYDAAGQSDPEKPPRQLVFKNLSQVLPDYEDLRDNGFEFSAFDDELVLAAPFVPDLTGGADVFLAQANFVNGGCILATGFHHSASDATGMVTAMRAWSEHCRNLGRPHDDADMCSWLAPESFDRTLLERLWSKSPAKPASDIPRDTWGFLGFQPPGTEEEDPAAAAAAEDMAPSSAPVRTMESSIFYISPESFNNLKKDVLCSSPNDDDNDDDTALSANDALLALFWRALMKARYNAANAAGKATPPGEISYLESPVDGRPDFDPALPSSYAGNLVIVNKVPMPVAQLASPETSLRDVAQRIRAQAAKVNPGLVKDAFTLMREVPDYTKLKHAFTRLDGFDVMITSVLLLPLDEIDFGGDVFGNDGRPESLRPLMDAFNANFRLCMVLPMKGHGGIELLVSLFADEMEQLLQDDEFAKYAAFCCH from the coding sequence ATGGCAACCAACACGTACACCGCGGCCCCAGTCCATCCGGGCATTGGCTCATCCCTCGAAGGGCCGAGAACTGTGACGACGCAGCTCAGCGTCTTCGATCTCATCCCTCCCCGAGTCTACATCAAGTTCATCGTCTATCTGCCGCTGAAGCCCGATGTCAGCTTCCAGCAGGCGTTTTCTCATCTGCAAGCCGGCCTCCGCACGACACTGCAGCAgttccccttcctcgacggccgcatTTATCCCCGTGATAAACGACAACCGGGCTGGAGACCCGGGCACATCGTCGTCTCATATGATGCTGCCGGCCAGAGCGATCCCGAGAAACCTCCGCGGCAACTCGTATTCAAAAACCTGTCCCAGGTGCTACCGGACTACGAGGACCTCCGCGACAACGGATTCGAGTTCTCGGCGTTTGACGACgaactcgtcctcgccgctcCGTTCGTGCCGGATCTCACGGGCGGCGCGGATGTGTTCCTGGCCCAGGCCaacttcgtcaacggcggctGCATCCTCGCGACCGGGTTCCACCACTCAGCCAGCGACGCCACCGGTATGGTGACGGCGATGCGCGCCTGGTCGGAGCACTGCAGAAACCTGGGTCGGCCACACGATGATGCCGACATGTGCAGCTGGCTGGCCCCGGAGAGCTTCGACCGGACTCTGCTCGAGCGGCTGTGGAGCAAATCCCCGGCCAAGCCCGCTTCCGACATCCCGCGCGACACGTGGGGCTTCCTTGGCTTCCAGCCTCCGGgaacggaggaggaggacccggcggcggcggcggcggcggaggatATGGCCCCATCATCGGCTCCGGTTCGGACCATGGAGTCTAGCATATTCTACATCTCCCCGGAAAGCTTCAATAACTTGAAAAAAGACGTTCTGTGTAGCTCtcccaacgacgacgacaacgacgacgacacggcTCTTTCGGCGAACGATGCGCTGTTGGCCCTTTTCTGGCGCGCTCTAATGAAAGCGCGGTACAACGCCGCAAATGCGGCGGGTAAGGCCACGCCGCCAGGGGAGATTTCGTACCTGGAGTCGCCGGTGGACGGCAGGCCGGACTTTGACCCGGCGCTTCCCTCGTCGTACGCCGGAaacctcgtcatcgtcaacaAGGTCCCGATGCCGGTGGCCCAGCTCGCCTCGCCCGAGACCAGCCTGCGCGACGTCGCGCAGCGGATCCGCGCGCAGGCGGCCAAGGTGAACCCGGGCCTCGTCAAGGACGCCTTCACCCTCATGCGGGAGGTGCCGGACTACACGAAGCTGAAGCACGCCTTCACCCGTCTCGACGGGTTCGACGTCATGATCACctcggtgctgctgctgccgctggacgagatcgactttggcggcgacgtcttTGGCAACGACGGCAGGCCCGAGTCGCTGCGCCCCCTGATGGACGCCTTCAACGCCAATTTCCGGCTGTGCATGGTGTTGCCGATGAAGGGCCACGGCGGCATAGAGCTGCTGGTGAGCTTgttcgccgacgagatggagcAGTTGTTGCAGGATGACGAGTTTGCCAAGTACGCTGCTTTCTGCTGTCACTAA
- a CDS encoding Putative cytochrome P450, with product MFQQQFTIGHGSFERCHTLSLPSIKSMQELKAGIAKIFSVSDSDSICFYDRRDVLTSLDDIEKNEGPVQIRVNGEVVREPPGPEPLPYVGNRYEIYPDPLGNYDRLFGRYGPVVKTVNMGTTIYLTNDPDVSHEILREGEFFTKTTSDPGHPLYYMRNNEALFTCDSDAPAFKLAHKYIPPSLTPKAVRHYTPTILACVERSFNVFDELDERELAFNVYQYTFKLAGEIIWKVILGMDLGHFDSIDTKPHETIRLLGEYLSLMKKTSLRGSWYGYLPFGTPKRLKVVRQLLWDGVAKGIEESAKTAASDLPMKDAAMHAASVADYLRRAADEHGEKLPEDLMLSNCVIMIGAGFVTTSSLLAWLVYALVKYPGNQQRLLQELVDHGASPTKAWSYDELSGMPFLDKFVKETQRMHNPSFQTARNAKRDVVLPGGYFLPKGSVVIPTFPSLHKNPAHWDNPTRFDPDRWDTSAVKGRHKMSYTPFAAGTRGCVGYNLALLEVKSVMAKLVYRYHFENASAEAVVYDPEFIVVRPLNFYARAVRRTKWPERQMQI from the exons ATGTTTCAGCAGCAATTCACCATCGGTCACGGGTCGTTCGAACGATGCCATACGCTGAGCCTTCCAAGTATCAAGAGCATGCAAGAGCTCAAAGCCGGCATTGCAAAAATCTTCTCTGTTTCCGACTCTGACT CCATTTGCTTTTACGATCGACGAGACGTTCTCACGTCGCTTGATGACATTGAGAAGAATGAGGGCCCAGTGCAGATTCGGGTGAACGGCGAAGTTGTACGAGAGCCGCCTGGACCGGAGCCGTTGCCGTACGTGGGCAACCGCTACGAGATATACCCGGATCCGCTCGGCAATTATGACCGTCTCTTTGGTCGATACGGGCCAGTCGTCAAGACGGTCAACATGGGCACGACCATCTACCTCACCAACGACCCAGACGTGTCTCATGAGATCCTGCGTGAAGGCGAGTTCTTCACCAAGACGACGTCGGACCCCGGCCACCCGCTGTACTACATGAGAAACAACGAGGCGCTCTTCACGTGCGACAGTGATGCACCGGCCTTCAAGTTGGCGCACAAGTATATCCCGCCCAGCCTGACTCCAAAGGCCGTTCGCCATTACACGCCGACTATTCTGGCCTGTGTCGAGAGGTCCTTCAACGTCTTTGACGAGCTTGACGAACGGGAGCTCGCTTTCAACGTGTACCAGTACACTTTCAAACTGGCCGGAGAAATCATCTGGAAAGTCATTCTTGGGATGGACTTGGGCCACTTCGACTCGATCGACACCAAGCCCCACGAGACGATCCGACTCCTGGGCGAGTACCTCTCCCTCATGAAGAAGACCTCGCTGCGGGGCAGCTGGTACGGCTACCTCCCGTTCGGCACGCCCAAGAGGCTCAAGGTCGTGCGGCAACTCCTATGGGACGGTGTCGCCAAGGGCATCGAGGAGTCGGCCAAGACAGCAGCCAGCGACCTGCCGATGAAAGATGCAGCGATGCACGCGGCCAGCGTCGCCGACTACCTCCGCCGGGCGGCCGACGAGCACGGGGAAAAGCTGCCCGAGGACCTCATGCTCAGCAACTGCGTCATCATGATCGGCGCCGGTTTCgtgacgacgtcctcgctGCTCGCCTGGCTCGTCTACGCCCTGGTCAAGTACCCAGGGAACCAGCAGCGGCTGCTCCAGGAGCTCGTTGACCACGGCGCTTCGCCCACCAAGGCGTGGTCGTACGACGAGCTGAGCGGGATGCCGTTCCTGGACAAGTTTGTAAAGGAGACGCAGCGCATGCACAACCCGTCCTTCCAGACGGCGCGGAACGCCAAGCGAGACGTCGTCCTTCCGGGCGGGTACTTCCTCCCCAAGGGGTCCGTCGTCATCCCCACGTTCCCTTCGCTGCACAAGAACCCGGCTCACTGGGACAATCCGACCCGTTTCGACCCTGATAGGTGGGATACCAGCGCCGTCAAGGGACGACACAAGATGTCGTACACGCCGTTTGCGGCGGGGACGAGGGGCTGCGTTGGTTACAATCTCGCATTGTTGGAGGTCAAGAGTGTCATGGCAAAGCTTGTATATCGTTATCACTTCGAGAATgcctcggccgaggcggtggtgTACGACCCGGAGTTCATCGTTGTTCGGCCGCTGAACTTTTACGCTCGAGCAGTCAGACGGACAAAATGGCCGGAAAGACAGATGCAGATTTAG
- a CDS encoding Putative cytochrome b5-like heme/steroid binding domain, cytochrome b5, heme-binding protein: MEQYSQGELAKHHDVENLWVSIRGKVYNLSGYVDDHPGGVEVLKDVAGSDGTESFEYVGHSEDAYKTLQRFQIGVLEDHVGFFFASQRVP, from the exons ATGGAACAGTATAGTCAGGGCGAGTTGGCGAAACATCACGATGTCGAGAACCTCTGGGTCTCGATCCGTGGGAAAG TTTACAACCTATCTGGCTACGTGGATGATCATCCCGGGGGTGTTGAGGTTTTGAAAGATGTTGCAGGCTCCGACGGTACCGAGAGTTTCGAGTATGTCGGCCACTCAGAGGATGCCTACAAGACATTGCAAAGATTCCAAATTGGTGTCTTGGAAGACCACGTGGGTTTCTTCTTTGCCTCCCAAAGAGTACCATAG
- a CDS encoding Putative Acyl transferase domain superfamily, polyketide synthase, ketoreductase domain, thiolase, whose translation MIPCKEQEPIAIIGAACRLPGEATSLGGLWDMISHGRSAHRKVPPSRWDADTWYHPDPDRKGSISVKHGYFLEQDVSLFDAPFFSMTAKEAAGTDPMKRLLLEVSYEGFENAGVLMDNLMNSQTGVYVGCMTNDYEQLSTHDIYDTGDLAASGMSEAMTANRVSWFFGLRGPSLTLDTACSSSLYALHLACQSLKSRETNMGLVAGVNLILHPNFMHQLSSMHMLSPEGISHSFDHRANGYGRGEGIGCLVLKRLKDALRDGDTIRAVIRGTGTNADGKTPGITQPSSEAQAELIRTTYEAAGLSLSDTQYFEAHGTGTPLGDPIELSAIGATLGATRLSETEPLYVGSIKANVGHTEGCSGLAGVLKSILCLEKGVLVPTAGIEKLNPKLKLRDWNLALSSENMAWPSKGQRRISVNSFGFGGANAHVILDDAYHYLRNRGLVGNHTTAHLEDYSSESGISMGSDSPRQEENKRLFVLSTRDQTGIERLAPLYADFLANKAATSNSSFLADLAYTLSNRRTHLDFRSFVVADSSSMLETQLRKGLPRLKRVSKHDNPIFVFTGQGAQWPAMGKDLLNNCIFRTSIHRSQVLLEHYGCPWDLVDELSRTTNSNVDLPQYSQVLCTILQIALVDLLREWDVVPKAVVGHSSGEIGAAYAAGLLSRCNAVKVAYLRGICSAKVADNVSPRVGAMAAAGISEEEAAKFVEQVAPGSVVVACVNSPSSVTLSGDSDAVTRLCEQISADGKFARMLRVKTAYHSPHMTTVAQEYMDRMGVLIPLAEKDQVAPMFSSFTGNTVTARDLDALYWKKNMCEQVRFSQAMKTLLNYVPEQTQRRGRNRIHWSAFVEIGPHTALQSPVAEIIKISQSKAAKEAPYFSAIIRGKDSEVTALELAGQLWGSGHNVKLSRVNYIYPESLPTSLPDLPSYPWNHSRGYWHESATARSSRFPRGPRTDLLGVPVDLQNAMEPRWRNYLRILENPWIEDHKITGTVLYPAAGMIVMAMEAAHQLRDTFKHLNGITFRDLKFERGLVVSSREQAVQTEVSLRPDDTRSSTWAFAIYSTQAGGSWTRHCHGVLSLEYASNGNHNSDAIPSSEWATLLNEWGDIQKNATEEIDMETFYDELEVVGVAYGPTFRNVFQAGVVSGEHCAHGSIKIPDTKSTMPFNYEFPHLIHPATMDAIFHLLFVAFSDGKPMEEAAVPYTLKHMYVSTDLPQGHGRVYKGYAKRLRTSGRETSGDLVVSDETCSSPKLIARDFALRQVTSSQESSKASYHSSRRVCAKLRWKEDVDFISSPASLRSIVADQSGFPCNNAASTTLSILLDRLHHKKPDYRMLIVMQDATEASWDSVRAFLDPLNNGTNWRLRKTFIASATSNTSQLLETLSTEEQGQIELREWQPSKQEGLPFNNQIFDIMIVWRAPTTQQLDLWTMSTLRESLAPMGLLGVVTPDHKGLSSFTEVESLIAPAGLAKIAILSDEDRSLSLLLARKLTSPTPTNKPSEVFLLCKTDRSSGCQQLEKLLVEGLRLFGCEVKPATLSDAEQLRGKHIISLLEVESPLVNRWTETEFTQFKRLVSGVTHMLWLTKGGLMENWNGGLEFAPSQGLLRVMRTEYSHITMPHLDLNRSENVDSSCVVKTILNVWDVSVSGVYQQPEMEYAERDGAIFVPRFIEDDGMDTSLDLQDGLPKPVQGTLCEDTQWKLTRTDGQLTWVEEEIGSRTLGDGEVEIEVDHIVLQEVSSTLPEHDPQTYQTTAVTGIISGRSSIAKSAEAEQRVVALHTGPCRTKIIASEGLVRVLPPSIDSSTILETAVALFAAQYALEEAARLERGQTVLVHGAESPLGQAALQRSQMAGAEVFVTIKDPVERHSICQKFGLGRGRVFESASKTCVADVLRQTQGRGADVILNCRQDELTPNLFGCLGEFGTFVDLDPGRASKLSSTPPSRQNATFVTANPSRLLEARPALAQRIWAEVFEFIEAGNFSLQTPGLLKSVADNGFVAPQLREDEDRGLKVLHVDRNAKVTLLPFEVSKLSLDADGTYVLAGGLGALGLQIAEMMFQHDAGHVVFLSRSGGEKNQTDLESFRRRGLRVDALKCDVADAPQVENVVRRLQSDGRHIKGVIQRAMDAIFENMTYEQWQKSTRPKVQGTMNLHNQMPSNLDFFILLSSITCVIGNAAQSNYAAGNTFEDALAHFRRSQGLAATAIDVGLVTDSAHFTGDFDMNAYFQMYEHRWDGLQTTQPELDAVLRAAMAGRTADGKPVEPQIVLGIGSSMPVGPSSALWTKDPKFSHRVNHLSSGHSDAPIDAESAKERMSQVANLQDATQIVEGVLKGYAAQIMDINIEDVDVEKAFYDFGGMCCRDSQLFATTPIVKNFANAFFPLLSFAVDSLKAVEPRNRIFRELESDVSVFELLSPSPLSKLSVEVASRSKLVAQYVGKTDRS comes from the exons ATGATCCCATGcaaagaacaagaaccaATCGCAATCATCGGGGCTGCTTGTCGCTTGCCCGGTGAAGCGACGTCACTTGGCGGACTATGGGACATGATCAGCCATGGCCGTAGTGCCCACAGAAAAGTTCCGCCTTCGCGGTGGGATGCAGATACGTGGTATCATCCTGACCCTGACCGGAAGGGATCA ATCAGCGTGAAGCATGGATATTTTCTGGAGCAGGATGTGTCCCTATTCGATGCACCATTCTTCTCGATGACAGCCAAGGAAGCTGCGGGGACGGACCCAATGAAACGGCTGTTGCTAGAAGTAAGCTACGAAGGCTTTGAAAATG CCGGCGTTTTGATGGACAATTTGATGAACTCCCAAACCGGCGTTTACGTTGGTTGCATGACGAATGACTATGAGCAACTCTCAACTCACGATATCTATGATACAGGAGATTTGGCAGCGTCCGGTATGAGTGAGGCCATGACTGCGAACCGAGTATCATGGTTCTTCGGTTTACGCGGTCCTAGTTTGACACTCGACACTGCATGTTCGTCGAGCCTGTATGCACTTCACTTGGCGTGTCAATCGCTGAAGTCAAGGGAAACCAATATG GGACTGGTGGCTGGCGTCAACTTGATCTTGCATCCTAACTTCATGCATCAGCTTTCTTCAATGCACATGCTCAGTCCCGAGGGTATATCGCACTCTTTCGATCACCGAGCAAATGGCTATGGCCGTGGCGAGGGTATAGGTTGTCTGGTACTAAAACGACTGAAGGACGCTCTTCGGGACGGGGACACCATCCGAGCTGTTATTCGTGGAACCGGAACCAATGCGGATGGAAAAACACCGGGAATCACGCAGCCCAGCTCCGAGGCACAGGCTGAGCTTATCAGGACTACGTACGAGGCAGCCGGCCTCTCGCTCTCGGATACTCAGTATTTTGAGGCGCATGGCACTGGAACCCCTCTGGGT GATCCGATTGAACTTTCGGCAATTGGCGCAACTCTCGGCGCGACGCGTTTGTCTGAGACAGAACCCCTCTACGTGGGAAGTATCAAGGCCAATGTCGGCCATACGGAAGGCTGCTCCGGTCTTGCTGGCGTGCTCAAATCTATCTTATGTCTGGAAAAGGGTGTGCTTGTTCCCACGGCCGGCATCGAAAAGCTCAACCCGAAGCTGAAGCTCCGTGACTGGAACCTTGCATTGTCGTCAGAAAACATGGCGTGGCCTTCCAAAGGGCAACGACGCATCAGCGTCAACTCGTTCGGTTTCGGCGGAGCCAACGCGCATGTCATTTTGGACGATGCATATCACTACCTCCGAAACCGCGGACTCGTTGGAAACCATACCACCGCCCATTTGGAGGACTATTCCTCCGAATCTGGTATCAGCATGGGATCAGACTCGCCACGACAAGAGGAAAATAAGCGACTCTTTGTACTTAGTACGAGAGACCAGACAGGCATTGAGCGTCTGGCGCCTCTGTACGCAGACTTCTTGGCGAACAAGGCAGCAACTTCAAATTCTTCATTCTTGGCGGATCTGGCATACACACTGTCAAACCGACGAACGCATCTGGACTTCCGGAGTTTTGTAGTTGCGGATTCCTCATCGATGCTTGAGACTCAGCTGAGAAAGGGACTCCCTCGACTCAAAAGAGTATCGAAACATGACAACCCCATCTTCGTTTTTACCGGTCAAGGAGCCCAGTGGCCAGCGATGGGGAAAGACTTGCTTAACAATTGCATCTTCCGCACCAGCATCCACAGGTCGCAGGTCCTCCTAGAGCACTATGGCTGCCCATGGGATCTGGTCGATGAGCTTTCACGGACTACGAACTCCAACGTGGACTTGCCCCAGTATAGCCAGGTTCTTTGTACGATTCTGCAAATCGCCCTTGTTGATCTCTTACGAGAGTGGGATGTTGTGCCAAAAGCTGTGGTGGGACACTCAAGTGGTGAAATCG GAGCTGCTTATGCCGCTGGGCTATTGTCTCGCTGTAATGCTGTCAAAGTAGCATATCTCCGTGGGATCTGCTCCGCCAAAGTCGCCGACAATGTCAGTCCGCGCGTAGGGGCAATGGCAGCAGCTGGTATCtctgaagaagaggcagCCAAATTCGTTGAGCAGGTGGCTCCTGGCTCTGTCGTCGTTGCATGTGTCAACAGTCCGTCTAGTGTGACACTCTCTGGAGACAGTGATGCCGTTACTCGACTTTGTGAGCAAATCTCTGCAGATGGAAAGTTCGCGAGGATGTTACGCGTGAAAACTGCGTACCACTCCCCTCACATGACAACCGTTGCGCAGGAGTACATGGATCGTATGGGTGTTTTGATTCCCTTGGCCGAAAAAGACCAAGTCGCCCCCATGTTCTCGTCCTTCACTGGTAACACTGTTACTGCAAGGGACCTCGATGCTTTATACTGGAAAAAGAACATGTGCGAACAGGTTCGGTTCTCACAAGCTATGAAGACTTTACTCAATTACGTGCCGGAACAAACGCAGAGGCGAGGTCGCAACCGCATTCACTGGAGCGCCTTCGTTGAGATTGGCCCCCATACTGCGCTGCAGAGCCCAGTTGCAGAGATCATCAAAATCAGCCAGAGCAAAGCAGCCAAAGAGGCGCCATACTTCTCGGCAATTATCCGTGGAAAAGACTCCGAGGTGACGGCTCTTGAGTTGGCCGGGCAACTCTGGGGTTCCGGTCATAACGTCAAACTTTCCAGGGTCAACTACATCTATCCTGAATCATTACCAACATCACTTCCGGACCTGCCGTCGTATCCTTGGAATCACAGCAGAGGGTATTGGCACGAGTCTGCGACGGCTCGATCGAGCAGATTTCCCCGCGGTCCCCGCACCGATCTGTTAGGTGTGCCAGTAGACTTACAAAACGCCATGGAGCCTAGGTGGCGGAACTATCTACGGATCCTGGAGAACCCATGGATTGAGGACCACAAGATTACCGGGACGGTGCTCTACCCTGCAGCAGGCATGATCGTGATGGCAATGGAAGCAGCCCATCAGCTACGGGACACGTTCAAACACCTGAATGGCATCACTTTTCGCGACCTCAAGTTTGAACGTGGGTTAGTTGTTTCGTCGCGGGAGCAGGCTGTGCAAACCGAGGTCAGTCTGCGGCCTGATGACACACGTTCGTCAACTTGGGCTTTTGCAATCTATTCCACGCAAGCAGGAGGATCTTGGACAAGGCATTGCCATGGAGTTCTCAGCCTGGAGTATGCCAGCAACGGTAATCACAACTCCGACGCCATCCCGAGCTCAGAATGGGCCACGCTTCTGAACGAGTGGGGAGATATTCAGAAAAACGCCACTGAAGAGATCGATATGGAGACGTTCTATGATGAGCTTGAAGTAGTGGGCGTTGCCTACGGGCCGACCTTCAGGAATGTTTTCCAAGCAGGCGTCGTCTCTGGGGAGCATTGTGCCCATGGATCCATCAAAATCCCTGACACCAAGTCTACAATGCCTTTCAACTACGAGTTTCCACACCTGATACATCCAGCGACCATGGATGCCATATTCCACCTGCTGTTTGTTGCGTTCTCTGACGGCAAACCAATGGAAGAAGCCGCGGTACCATACACACTGAAGCATATGTATGTCTCCACGGATCTGCCTCAAGGCCATGGTAGAGTCTACAAAGGCTACGCCAAGCGCTTGCGGACGAGTGGTCGCGAGACATCCGGTGACTTGGTCGTGTCAGATGAAACCTGCAGCAGCCCCAAGTTGATTGCCCGCGATTTCGCTTTGAGGCAAGTTACTTCCTCTCAAGAATCTTCTAAAGCAAGCTATCACAGCTCAAGGCGGGTGTGCGCCAAACTTCGTTGGAAGGAGGATGTGGACTTCATCAGCTCTCCTGCGTCTCTGCGTAGCATAGTTGCGGATCAATCTGGCTTTCCCTGCAACAATGCAGCTTCGACCACGCTTTCGATACTTCTTGACAGATTACACCACAAGAAACCCGATTACAGGATGCTCATAGTCATGCAAGACGCGACCGAAGCTTCTTGGGACTCGGTTCGAGCATTCCTGGACCCTTTGAACAACGGCACCAACTGGCGGCTCCGGAAGACTTTTATTGCGTCTGCCACAAGCAACACTAGTCAGTTGCTGGAGACATTATCAACAGAGGAACAAGGCCAAATCGAACTGCGGGAGTGGCAGCCCAGCAAACAAGAGGGTTTGCCATTTAATAATCAGATTTTTGACATCATGATCGTATGGAGGGCTCCGACAACCCAACAATTGGACCTTTGGACCATGTCTACGCTTCGAGAGTCCCTGGCTCCAATGGGCCTACTTGGTGTCGTCACCCCCGATCACAAAGGTCTTTCCTCGTTTACAGAGGTCGAATCACTTATTGCACCTGCTGGACTCGCAAAAATTGCCATTTTGTCAGATGAAGATCGCAGCCTGTCACTTTTACTTGCACGAAAGCTCACATCACCAACCCCCACCAATAAGCCCTCAGAGGTCTTTCTGCTCTGCAAAACTGATCGTTCATCGGGATGCCAACAACTGGAAAAACTGTTGGTAGAAGGACTTCGCCTTTTTGGCTGCGAAGTGAAGCCTGCAACTTTGTCGGACGCGGAACAGCTCAGGGGCAAACACATTATCTCTTTGCTCGAAGTCGAATCGCCTCTGGTCAACAGATGGACAGAAACAGAGTTCACGCAGTTCAAACGCCTCGTATCTGGTGTAACCCATATGCTTTGGCTAACCAAGGGTGGGCTGATGGAGAACTGGAATGGCGGCTTGGAATTTGCGCCTTCGCAGGGCCTCCTGAGAGTCATGCGAACGGAGTATTCACACATTACTATGCCTCACCTAGATCTAAACAGGTCTGAAAACGTGGATTCTTCCTGTGTCGTCAAAACCATCCTAAATGTTTGGGATGTTTCGGTTTCAGGCGTATATCAGCAACCTGAGATGGAATACGCCGAGCGTGATGGTGCAATCTTTGTGCCTAGGttcatcgaggacgacggcatgGACACTAGCCTTGATCTTCAAGATGGGCTTCCTAAGCCTGTTCAAGGGACATTGTGCGAGGACACGCAGTGGAAACTAACTCGAACAGATGGGCAACTTACTTGGGTCGAAGAAGAGATCGGCTCCCGGACCCTTGGTGACGGCGAAGTTGAGATAGAGGTTGACCACATCGTGCTGCAGGAAGTCTCCAGCACTTTACCAGAACACGATCCACAAACCTATCAGACAACAGCTGTAACAGGCATTATCTCAGGTCGCTCGTCAATAGCCAAATCAGCTGAAGCCGAACAGCGCGTCGTTGCGCTTCACACTGGTCCCTGTCGCACCAAGATCATCGCCAGCGAGGGACTCGTCAGAGTGTTACCCCCCAGCATTGACTCGTCAACCATACTGGAGACGGCTGTAGCCCTATTTGCCGCGCAGTATGCCCTAGAAGAAGCGGCGAGACTGGAGAGAGGACAGACAGTTCTCGTTCACGGAGCGGAGTCCCCACTTGGCCAGGCAGCCTTACAGCGATCTCAAATGGCCGGAGCTGAGGTCTTTGTCACCATCAAAGATCCGGTTGAGAGACACTCGATCTGTCAAAAGtttggcctcggccgaggtcgagtgTTTGAGAGCGCGTCCAAGACCTGCGTGGCAGATGTTCTTCGACAAACTCAAGGTCGCGGAGCAGACGTTATCCTCAATTGCAGACAAGACGAGTTGACGCCCAACCTCTTCGGTTGCTTGGGGGAATTTGGCACCTTTGTTGATCTTGACCCCGGACGAGCCTCAAAACTATCGTCCACACCACCTTCTCGCCAAAACGCAACTTTTGTCACGGCCAACCCCTCGCGGCTTTTAGAAGCGAGGCCAGCACTAGCCCAGCGCATATGGGCCGAAGTTTTTGAGTTCATTGAAGCCGGAAATTTTTCCCTTCAGACTCCTGGCCTGCTCAAGTCCGTCGCCGACAATGGCTTTGTTGCACCGCAACTTCGCGAGGATGAAGACAGAGGATTGAAGGTTTTGCATGTCGATCGCAACGCCAAAGTCACCCTCCTACCCTTCGAAGTTTCAAAGCTCAGTCTCGATGCGGACGGGACGTACGTTCTCGCCGGTGGCCTGGGTGCTCTGGGCCTGCAGATAGCAGAGATGATGTTCCAGCATGACGCGGGACATGTGGTGTTCCTCTCTCGGTCCGGAGGCGAGAAGAATCAGACAGATCTCGAATCTTTCCGTCGACGTGGACTGAGGGTTGACGCGTTGAAGTGTGACGTAGCTGATGCACCACAAGTTGAGAATGTCGTCCGGCGACTCCAGAGTGATGGACGACACATCAAAGGTGTCATCCAACGTGCCATG GATGCCATTTTCGAAAACATGACCTACGAGCAGTGGCAAAAGTCAACGCGGCCCAAGGTCCAAGGCACAATGAACCTCCACAACCAAATGCCGAGCAACTTGGACTTCTTCATCTTACTCTCCTCAATCACATGCGTCATCGGCAACGCGGCTCAGTCGAACTATGCCGCCGGGAACACATTCGAAGACGCCTTAGCCCACTTCCGCCGGAGCCAAGGCctggccgcgacggcgatcgACGTCGGTCTCGTGACGGACTCGGCTCATTTCACGGGCGACTTTGACATGAACGCCTACTTCCAGATGTACGAACACCGTTGGGATGGCCTGCAAACCACGCAACCAGAGCTTGATGCAGTACTGCGGGCGGCTATGGCTGGGCGAACAGCCGATGGAAAACCTGTTGAACCTCAGATTGTCCTTGGTATAGGCAGTTCCATGCCGGTCGGTCCGTCATCAGCGTTGTGGACAAAAGATCCCAAGTTCAGTCACCGAGTCAACCACTTATCGTCCGGCCATTCAGACGCCCCAATAGATGCCGAATCTGCTAAAGAGAGAATGTCGCAAGTTGCCAACTTGCAAGATGCCACGCAGATTGTTGAAGGCGTGCTGAAAGGATACGCGGCTCAAATTATGGACATCAACATTGAGGATGTAGATGTCGAGAAGGCGTTTTATGACTTTGGAGGTATGTGTTGTCGCGACTCTCAGTTATTCGCCACGACTCCTATTGTCAAAAATTTTGCTAACgctttttttcctcttctttcttttgcaGTTGACTCTTTGAAAGCAGTTGAGCCTCGTAACCGTATCTTTCGAGAACTGGAAAGTGATGTATCCGTGTTTGAATTGCTGAGTCCATCACCGTTGTCAAAACTGTCCGTGGAGGTTGCGAGCAGAAGCAAGTTGGTGGCCCAATATGTCGGAAAAACAGATAGGTCATGA